AGACACCTGCGCGAAGGCCACCATGCCATGCACGGCGGGATGCACGCTTCGCATCAAAACGGTTCGGGGATGGGGGATGGCGTAGTCCGAAGACTCATTTTCTTATCAATAGAAGATGTGGAGGTGAAGTCGCCTGCCGACCTCTTTTCTATCAATGCCCTGCGCGTGCCTCAGTTTATGGTCAATGTGGATGTCCACAATCTGAAGCTGATAGACATCAAGGACCTTCCGCACGGAAGCGGGTGGGGAACCGTGCCAACGCCGGTGTTTTGATACAACCAGTGCATGGTTTGTGCAAAGTTCACAATAAGAAGCTTATCGGGGATTCTTCGGTATCCCCGGAAATCAAACAACCATTGTTAAGGGAGAACCAATGAAGAAACACTTCTTTGTATTCGCGTTGCTCACTTTTCTGCTTCTTGTCTCTTCAGTTGCATCGGCATCTGATCGCGTCGCCTTTGTTACGAGCGAAGGTGAGAACAATCTCGCTATCGTTGACCTGAACACTGAGAAGCTCGTAAAAACCCTTCCAACAGGAAAGACGCCCCATGCCCTGGCCTTCACTGCGGACGGAAAAGGTTATGTGAACAACCGGGGCTCTAAAGAGCTGACCGTTATCGACGGTAACAAATTCGACGTCACCAAGACACTCGCACTCCCAGCCATATCGATGCTGGTAGCCCTGTCGCCGGATGGAAAGACCCTTGCCGTCGTCTATAAAGATGCCCTCAAGGTTTCTTTCATAGACACCGCTACCGATGAGATCACAAAGACAATTCAAATAGGGAAAGAGCCGGAAGGCGTTTTTAAAGGCGCGATGATGAGGCATCCGTACTGGTCGAAAGACGGGGCCTCCGTGTACGTGTCGGATGACGTCAACAACAACATTGTGAAAGTCGATGTGAAGACCGGGGAGATCAAGGCGACCATTCCATTGCCTGGCCCCAATCATTACCTCCACCCTTCCAGAGACGGTAAGCTGCTTTACGCGGTAAACGAAGCGGAAAAAGGCGGTAAGACT
This DNA window, taken from Thermodesulfovibrionales bacterium, encodes the following:
- a CDS encoding cytochrome D1 domain-containing protein, with translation MKKHFFVFALLTFLLLVSSVASASDRVAFVTSEGENNLAIVDLNTEKLVKTLPTGKTPHALAFTADGKGYVNNRGSKELTVIDGNKFDVTKTLALPAISMLVALSPDGKTLAVVYKDALKVSFIDTATDEITKTIQIGKEPEGVFKGAMMRHPYWSKDGASVYVSDDVNNNIVKVDVKTGEIKATIPLPGPNHYLHPSRDGKLLYAVNEAEKGGKTSVTVIDVGTDKAVKDIPIPLEPGEQGQLHHGEFTRDGKYFFVCNEGGRTVAVIDTAKLEVMKTIRAGMGAGHPVMTKDGKHIFVIQHKDNTVTVIDVEKQEVVKNISVGTGKKQAHASYFTPDGRFFYMVNAEDNTINKIDTVKMEVVSKIPVGKSSMFFGIKEGDTFPATE